From a single Triplophysa rosa linkage group LG1, Trosa_1v2, whole genome shotgun sequence genomic region:
- the ostc gene encoding oligosaccharyltransferase complex subunit ostc, translating to METLVSLPFTVLECPNIKLKKPSWLHMPSAMTVYAIVIVSYFLITGGIIYDVIVEPPSVGSMTDEHGHQRPVAFLAYRVNGQYIMEGLASSFLFTMGGLGFIILDRSNAPNIPKLNRFLLLFIGFVSVLLSFFMARVFMRMKLPGYLMG from the exons ATGGAAACCCTTGTCAGTTTACCGTTTACTGTACTGGAATGCCCAAACATCAAACTTAAAAAGCCATCATGGCTGCACATGCCTTCAGCGATGACCGTCTATGCCATTGTGATTGTTTCATACTTTCTCATCACTGGTG GCATAATTTACGATGTGATTGTTGAACCTCCAAGTGTCGGGTCGATGACAGATGAACACGGACATCAGCGACCAGTGGCCTTTTTGGCGTACAG gGTGAATGGACAATACATCATGGAGGGACTGGCCTCCAGCTTTCTGTTCACTATGGGTGGCCTTGGCTTTATAATCCTGGATCGCTCCAATGCTCCAAACATTCCCAAACTCAACCGCTTCCTCCTGCTCTTCATCGGCTTTGTCAGCGTGTTGCTGAGCTTTTTCATGGCCAGAGTGTTCATGAGAATGAAACTGCC tGGTTATCTCATGGGTTAA
- the etnppl gene encoding ethanolamine-phosphate phospho-lyase, with protein sequence MATETFDKQKTIDLRKKHVGPSCKVFFSHDPIKIVRARGQYMYNEKDERYLDCINNVAHVGHCHPDVVEAGAKQMQLLNTNSRFLHDNLVLYARRLQATLPEKLSVCYFVNSGSEANDLALRLAWQYTGHKDIITLENAYHGHVSSLIDISPYKFHQMAGAEQSQHVHVALSPDIYRGKYREDHPDPATAYADNVKGIIEDAHGQGRTIAAFIAESLQSCGGQVIPPVGYFQKVAQHVRKAGGVFIADEVQVGFGRVGSHFWGFQLQGEDFVPDIVTMGKPIGNGHPMSCVITSREIAEGFMSSGMEYFNTFGGNPVSCAIGLAVLDVIEKEDLQGNALRAGGYLTRLLENLKERHPLVGDVRGRGLFVGVELVRDQKKRTPATSEAQDVIYRLKEQRILLSADGPHRNVLKFKPPMCFSEEDAELAVEKIDRILSDLERAPDLSVPESTISENGHCKRKESGEENSHVHTSNASSHKQTNTHPHINKNKRKRT encoded by the exons ATGGCTACAGAAACTTTCGACAAGCAGAAGACGATTGATCTGCGCAAGAAGCACGTTGG TCCGTCGTGTAAAGTGTTCTTCAGTCATGACCCTATCAAGATCGTGCGAGCAAGAGGCCAGTACATGTACAATGAGAAAGATGAAAGATATCTGGATTGCATCAACAATGTTGCCCATG TGGGTCATTGCCATCCGGATGTGGTGGAAGCAGGAGCGAAACAAATGCAGCTTCTCAACACCAACTCTCGCTTCCTGCACGACAACCTGGTGTTGTACGCTCGCCGTCTCCAAGCCACCCTCCCTGAAAAGCTTTCCGTCTGCTACTTTGTGAACTCGGG GTCAGAGGCAAATGATCTGGCACTGAGGTTGGCCTGGCAGTACACCGGCCACAAAGACATCATTACACTGGAGAA TGCTTATCACGGTCACGTGTCATCGCTCATTGATATCAGTCCGTATAAGTTTCATCAGATGGCCGGTGCCGAGCAGAGCCAGCATGTGCACGTG GCTCTCAGTCCAGACATCTATAGAGGCAAATATCGTGAAGACCACCCGGATCCTGCCACTGCCTATGCTGATAATGTCAAAGGTATTATTGAAGATGCCCACGGCCAGGGACGGACG ATTGCAGCTTTTATCGCTGAGTCGCTGCAGAGTTGCGGAGGACAGGTCATTCCTCCGGTCGGCTACTTCCAGAAAGTGGCACA GCATGTGAGAAAAGCAGGAGGCGTTTTCATTGCCGATGAGGTTCAGGTGGGCTTTGGCAGGGTGGGTTCGCACTTCTGGGGCTTCCAACTGCAGGGAGAAGATTTTGTACCGGATATCGTTACAATGGGCAAACCCATTGGAAACGGCCATCCGATGTCATGCGTCATCACCAGCAGAGAGATCGCAGAGGGCTTCATGTCATCAGGAATGGAATACTTCAACACG TTTGGTGGTAACCCAGTATCGTGTGCCATCGGACTGGCTGTGCTGGATGTCATTGAGAAGGAGGACCTCCAAGGAAACGCCCTGAGAGCCGGAGGCTACCTGACTCGGCTTTTAGAAAATCTCAAAGAAAGACATCCTTTAGTGGGTGATGTGAG GGGCCGTGGCCTTTTCGTTGGGGTGGAACTGGTGAGAGACCAGAAGAAGCGAACACCTGCTACATCCGAAGCTCAGGATGTTATTTATAG ACTGAAAGAGCAACGGATCTTGCTAAGCGCCGACGGTCCACACCGCAacgttctcaagttcaaacctcCCATGTGCTTCTCTGAAGAGGACGCTGAACTCGCTGTTGAGAAGATCGACCGGATTCTGTCGG ACTTAGAAAGGGCACCGGACCTCTCCGTGCCTGAATCGACCATCTCAGAGAATGGACATTGTAAGAGAAAG GAATCCGGTGAGGAAAACAGCCATGTTCATACTTCAAACGCCAGCAGCCATAAGCAGACCAACACACATCCACACATCaacaaaaacaagagaaaaagaaCTTAA
- the rpl34 gene encoding 60S ribosomal protein L34 — translation MVQRLTYRRRLSYNTTSNKTRLSRTPGNRVVYLYTKKAGKAPKSACGICPGRLRGIRAVRPQVLMRLSKTKKHVSRVYGGSMCAKCVRDRIKRAFLIEEQKIVVKVLKAQAQSQKAK, via the exons ATGGTGCAGCGTCTGACATACCGTCGTAGGCTTTCCTACAACACCACTTCAAACAAGACCAGACT GTCCCGCACCCCAGGTAACCGTGTTGTGTACCTGTATACCAAGAAGGCTGGCAAAGCACCCAAGTCAGCATGCGGAATCTGCCCTGGTAGACTGCGTGGT ATTCGTGCTGTGAGACCTCAGGTCCTCATGAGGCTGTCAAAAACCAAGAAGCACGTCAGTAGAGTTTATGGTGGTTCCATGTGCGCCAAGTGTGTACGAGACAG GATCAAGAGAGCTTTTCTCATCGAGGAGCAGAAGATCGTTGTCAAAGTACTGAAGGCACAGGCACAGAGCCAGAAGGCAAAATAA
- the senp8 gene encoding sentrin-specific protease 8 isoform X2: MLCGVDVMRAHVSVALSSNCCYHSRMDQVVLSFQDSLLRRSDVALLDGPHWLNDQVIGFAFEYFSTERFRNLGEKVCFISPEVTQFIKYASCQEELSIFLEPLSLSSRRWVFLAVNDNSNQTAGGSHWSLLMYQRDNNQFTHYDSQSGGNSLHARRISAKLEAFLGARGKAPFVEGPCPSQQNSYDCGMYVICNAEALCESCRVQGCAHLPTEMITPSYITRKRTEWHSLIRRLAKE; this comes from the coding sequence TAACTGCTGCTATCACTCGAGGATGGATCAAGTGGTTCTGAGCTTCCAGGACAGTCTCCTGCGGCGCTCAGATGTGGCACTGTTAGACGGTCCTCACTGGCTCAACGATCAGGTCATCGGATTTGCCTTTGAGTACTTTTCAACCGAGCGCTTCAGAAACCTGGGCGAAAAGGTCTGTTTCATCAGCCCTGAGGTCACCCAGTTTATCAAGTACGCCTCCTGCCAAGAGGAGCTCTCCATCTTCCTGGAGCCTCTGAGTCTCTCGTCTCGTCGCTGGGTTTTCCTGGCCGTCAATGACAACTCCAACCAGACGGCAGGTGGCTCCCACTGGAGCTTGCTTATGTATCAGCGTGACAACAACCAGTTCACGCACTACGACTCCCAGAGCGGAGGCAACTCCCTGCACGCCCGCCGTATCTCAGCCAAGCTGGAGGCTTTTCTGGGTGCTCGGGGTAAAGCGCCATTCGTGGAGGGGCCGTGCCCCTCGCAGCAGAACAGTTATGACTGCGGCATGTATGTGATCTGTAATGCCGAGGCTCTTTGCGAGAGCTGTAGAGTTCAGGGCTGTGCCCATCTGCCCACTGAGATGATAACACCTTCCTACATTACACGGAAGAGGACAGAATGGCATTCATTAATACGGAGACTCGCCAAGGAATGA
- the senp8 gene encoding sentrin-specific protease 8 isoform X1, whose product MLCGVDVMRAHVSVALSSVLYVLHHSNCCYHSRMDQVVLSFQDSLLRRSDVALLDGPHWLNDQVIGFAFEYFSTERFRNLGEKVCFISPEVTQFIKYASCQEELSIFLEPLSLSSRRWVFLAVNDNSNQTAGGSHWSLLMYQRDNNQFTHYDSQSGGNSLHARRISAKLEAFLGARGKAPFVEGPCPSQQNSYDCGMYVICNAEALCESCRVQGCAHLPTEMITPSYITRKRTEWHSLIRRLAKE is encoded by the coding sequence TGTATTGTATGTTCTTCACCACAGTAACTGCTGCTATCACTCGAGGATGGATCAAGTGGTTCTGAGCTTCCAGGACAGTCTCCTGCGGCGCTCAGATGTGGCACTGTTAGACGGTCCTCACTGGCTCAACGATCAGGTCATCGGATTTGCCTTTGAGTACTTTTCAACCGAGCGCTTCAGAAACCTGGGCGAAAAGGTCTGTTTCATCAGCCCTGAGGTCACCCAGTTTATCAAGTACGCCTCCTGCCAAGAGGAGCTCTCCATCTTCCTGGAGCCTCTGAGTCTCTCGTCTCGTCGCTGGGTTTTCCTGGCCGTCAATGACAACTCCAACCAGACGGCAGGTGGCTCCCACTGGAGCTTGCTTATGTATCAGCGTGACAACAACCAGTTCACGCACTACGACTCCCAGAGCGGAGGCAACTCCCTGCACGCCCGCCGTATCTCAGCCAAGCTGGAGGCTTTTCTGGGTGCTCGGGGTAAAGCGCCATTCGTGGAGGGGCCGTGCCCCTCGCAGCAGAACAGTTATGACTGCGGCATGTATGTGATCTGTAATGCCGAGGCTCTTTGCGAGAGCTGTAGAGTTCAGGGCTGTGCCCATCTGCCCACTGAGATGATAACACCTTCCTACATTACACGGAAGAGGACAGAATGGCATTCATTAATACGGAGACTCGCCAAGGAATGA